The genomic DNA CATTCGCCCACCAGGCCACGATCGTCACCACGACGGGAAAGGTCTACCGGGGATGGCTGGACGGATACCGGGACGACCGGGTCCGACTGCGTATCGCGGCCGACCGCGGTGAGGCGATCTACCAGTTTGCCCCTGATGAAATCCGCTCGCTCGTCTTTCCCGATGCCGACCGGGCGGAAGAGGTCATGACCCCCGCAGAATCCATCACCGATGACCATGTGCTCGCGATCCTCGAGGAGGTCTGGGCCGGACGTGCCGCCTACCTGCCCGCTCTCGACCGGGCCAACCGCGGGCCCCTGTTGGCTTACGCCGAGGGTCTGCTCAAGGCGGGTCGACCAATGGAAGCAATCGCCCGGGCCCGTCGGATGAGCGGCCTCGACCTCGATGAGTCCGAGACTGAGCGCATGGCAACCGTCCTCCTCCTCGGCTATGAAGCCGCCGGACTCCATGAAGAGGCGGCCATCCTGGCCGAAAACTGGTGCCGGAAGCATCGGCCGTCGGGACCCTCGGTCATCGGTTGGGCCGTTCTCGTCCGGCAGGGACTTCGGGACCAGAATTGGGAATCCGTTCTCTGGCTCGGCCTGCATCCCGTCGCTTTCGGATGCGACGCCGGAGCGATCGGACTCGATCATTGCTATGCCGCTGTCATCTCCGCATCTCTGGAGACTGACGATGCCGCCACCGCGGTCACCCTCTTCAACGAGATGCAGGAGCGGGGCATTGAGTGGCCCGAAGGCGAGCCCCTTTTTGCCGAAACGTTGAGGCTGATCGAAACCGCCTTACGGCCGGAGACACCTCCAGAGGAACCCGCACTGGATGAGGAACCCGTCGGTCCGCCGATCCCCGACCCCTGGTTGACCCTGGAGGCCGTTCGCCGGGTTCTGGCCCAACCCGGTTCTTGAACCTCTTTCCTGATCATGAAACAGTCCCCTCCCATGTTCCGTTGCACCGCGTCTTTTCTCGGCCTCCTGATGGCCACGGCATCCTTGCAAGGGGCCGACCGCACCACCAACGGCGGCGACCTCAACCTCTGGGGCCTGATTCAACAGGGCGGCTGGGCCATGTATCCACTCGGCCTCTGCTCGATCGTCATGCTCTTCCTAATTCTCCATGCCGTCCGGGAAACCAAGGCCGGCCGGTTCATTCCCGACGACCTGATCGATCGGCTCCTGCCGCTCGTCCGAAAACGGGAGTTCAGTCGCGTCTCGGAGCTGCTGGCGGCACGCCAGACCGTCCTGACCCGCTCGCTCGAAGCCGGACTGCAGCGGGCGCGCTCCGTCCTGCCCGACGCCAACAAGGCACGAGTCGAAGAGACCGTATCGGAAGGCCTCGAGCATGAAGAAAACGCCATCGGCCAATGGATCAACTACCTGAATGTCGTCGCCACGGTCGCCCCGATGATCGGACTTCTGGGCACGGTCAGTGGAATGATCGGGGCGTTTCAAACCATCTCTGCAGGCGGAATGGGGCGCCCCGAACTTCTCGCTGGTGACATCGGCGAGGCTCTCATCACGACTGCGGTGGGGCTCGTCATCGGCATACCCGCCATGGTCGCCTACTTCATCCTGCGCGCCCGCCTCGACAATCGCATGATGGCGACCGCACGCGAAGCCGGACGCATCCTCGATCAGCTCGACGCGCCCGGCCCGGAAAACGAAAGCGACACCTGACGGATCCACCGGCCGGGACCCGCTGCGATTTTGGTGGTTTTTTCCACCCGAATATGGCCATATGCCCTTCACAATTATGCCTGCTCCCAAGACGAAATCCGACATCGGACTCATCGGCCTCGCGGTCATGGGTCAGAACCTGGCTCTGAATATCGCCGACCACGGCTTCCGCACCTCGGTCTTCAATCGAACGACCGAAAAGACTGTCGCCTTTGTCAACGAGAACCCGGACACCCCGGGTGGTCTGGTCGGGTCTGCCACCCTCGAGGAATTCGTCGCGACCCTGAAGCGTCCCCGCCGGATCATCATCATGGTCCAGGCGGGCAAGGCCACCGACGCGGTCATCGACGGCCTGGTTCCCCTCCTCGACCGCAATGACATCATCATCGATGGCGGCAACTCCAAGTGGACGGACACCATCCGTCGGGAGAAGGAACTGAAGGAGAAGAAACTCCGCTTCATCGGCTCCGGTGTATCCGGAGGCGAGGAAGGCGCTCGTTTCGGTCCCGCCGTCATGCCGGGCGGCGATCCCGATGCCTACAAGCATCTTGAGCCGATCTGGAATGCCATCGCCGCCAAGGTCGACCCCAGGACCGGAAAGGAACTCACCGGGGCCGCACCCGGCAAGCCGATCATCGGTGGCGAGCCCTGTGCGGCCTATATCGGGCCGGACGGCGCCGGGCATTACGTCAAGATGGTGCACAACGGCAT from Opitutaceae bacterium includes the following:
- a CDS encoding MotA/TolQ/ExbB proton channel family protein yields the protein MKQSPPMFRCTASFLGLLMATASLQGADRTTNGGDLNLWGLIQQGGWAMYPLGLCSIVMLFLILHAVRETKAGRFIPDDLIDRLLPLVRKREFSRVSELLAARQTVLTRSLEAGLQRARSVLPDANKARVEETVSEGLEHEENAIGQWINYLNVVATVAPMIGLLGTVSGMIGAFQTISAGGMGRPELLAGDIGEALITTAVGLVIGIPAMVAYFILRARLDNRMMATAREAGRILDQLDAPGPENESDT